In bacterium, the DNA window GGTCCTGCTCGCGCTCGCGGAAGCGCCGCAGTTGCTCCTCATCGCTGATGTGCAGCCAGAACTTGAGCACCAGCACCCCGCTGTCGGCAAGCTGCCGCTCGAAGCTGTTGATCTCCTCGTACGCCCGCTGCCACTCTGTGTCGCAGCAGAAGCCCTCGACGCGCTCAACCAGCACCCGGCCGTACCAGGAGCGGTCAAAGATGACGATCTCCCCGACGGCGGGGATGTGCGTCCAGAAGCGCCACAGGTAGTGGTGGCGCTTCTCCTCGTCCGTGGGAGGGCCGATGCTGTAGACCCGGAAGCCGCGGGGATCGAGCGGGGCTGTCAGGCGCTTGATGGCGCCGCCCTTGCCGGAGGCGTCCCACCCCTCGAAGGCGATCAGGAGCGCGTGGCCGGAGGTGCGCAGGGCCTGCTGGAGCCCCAGCAGGCGAATCTGCCACTTCTTGAGGGTCTTGTTGTACTCCTTCTTGTCCCCGA includes these proteins:
- a CDS encoding UDP-galactose-lipid carrier transferase gives rise to the protein MSSRLDDVDLSLQIGDKKEYNKTLKKWQIRLLGLQQALRTSGHALLIAFEGWDASGKGGAIKRLTAPLDPRGFRVYSIGPPTDEEKRHHYLWRFWTHIPAVGEIVIFDRSWYGRVLVERVEGFCCDTEWQRAYEEINSFERQLADSGVLVLKFWLHISDEEQLRRFREREQDPLKSWKIGSEDWRNRAKRPAYLTAAEDMLRKTDTKHCPWRLVSAEHKWNGRIEVIKTVVEELESILGKHKAEPVASAQDPVTGST